The following coding sequences lie in one Daphnia pulex isolate KAP4 chromosome 1, ASM2113471v1 genomic window:
- the LOC124193529 gene encoding fasciclin-2-like isoform X7: MGAEQKKFIAMRPVSSSSSVWLMAAFVCYLCSTAGAQDARLVILPDGGNLIRPVGANIVLTCKGEVPDPELISELRWLGPNGQELPNGDRISSEDLASDVGRILFIKGLQEADSGKYTCSAVYTSSQRLEAHVNLTTIVGITWEDAPTEQSAIFGQPYKVRCVVRANPPATIDWQRNGVGFTTNNQYVIENDGVLIREVSLEDDTYFTCRARVQTTGQLEDRRIRVEVFIPPEFIREPVNTSIVEGEGGFMECQASGKPDPVYTWLDRNNQNLNLNRERFIVDEQTGRLTINDAKRTDEGEIKCLVENRAGKIEKTAYLKVIMKPVVVEYLNASGIMGREVSLTCKASGDPLPEVTFLKEGTLIPYTVGVQNSDDRIIVDTSREGEYAQARLVIRDLMRSDDGLYACIAKNNGGNYTKNGHITVEFPPTFTATPMREAWSWDNHLVNLTCRAESIPNATVSWFLNGRNLENDYNIRMNAFNGESTITVTPIDLSYYGTYRCLAMNIHGKDEHAIELREARAPGPLLQTKFETITATTITFNFIGPVDNGGLPIEAFAVQYKLAGQVWDEKPLQRVWPVGGNQYYDLHDSISHASTDIPYILENLEPQTIYSFRFAAKNQVGYGEWSREETHTMPKRAAPEEPYIIAKTENKVVSTPYADRYELLWSAPPNNGEPIDYFEVAYYPVRNTSAGLIEAGQLVRTQVPYPANVRFEMKNLKADTIYRIELRAHNVIGFSAPAEILLRTAKDPAAVEVEPSTASPRDPASSSPPGVKTGTFVIIGVIVVVLIFIALIIDVSCYFVNKRGLTYMICSRSGRNKSSGRNGSNKNAALMEGGKEEHNDDQKELIKDDVTDINNGLKKSASKSSVAKDSPV; the protein is encoded by the exons cGGCTGGAGCTCAAGACGCGCGTTTGGTGATTCTACCCGACGGGGGTAATCTGATCCGACCCGTTGGCGCCAATATCGTCCTCACCTGTAAAGGTGAAGTGCCCGATCCCGAACTGATTAGCGAGTTGCGCTGGCTTGGACCCAACGGCCAAGAACTACCCAACGGAGACAG GATCTCGTCCGAGGACTTGGCCAGCGATGTCGGACGCATCCTCTTCATCAAAGGACTTCAAGAGGCCGACAGCGGCAAGTATACCTGCTCGGCCGTCTACACCAGCAGCCAGCGGCTAGAGGCTCACGTCAATCTCACCACTATCG TCGGTATCACATGGGAGGATGCCCCGACGGAGCAGTCGGCCATCTTTGGCCAGCCGTACAAGGTGCGCTGCGTCGTCCGAGCCAACCCACCGGCAACGATCGACTGGCAGAGGAACGGCGTTGGATTTACCACTA acaacCAATACGTGATCGAGAACGACGGAGTGCTGATCCGTGAAGTCAGTCTGGAAGATGACACGTATTTCACGTGCCGCGCCCGGGTGCAGACGACCGGCCAGCTGGAAGACAGACGAATCCGAGTTGAAGTCTTTATCCCGCCCGAATTCATCCGCGAGCCGGTCAACACGTCGATCGTCGAGGGCGAAGGCGGATTCATGGAGTGTCAGGCGTCTGGCAAACCCGATCCGGTTTACACTTGGCTCGATCGCAACAATCAGAACCTCAATCTCAACCgtgaaag ATTCATCGTCGATGAACAAACGGGCCGGTTGACCATCAACGACGCCAAGAGGACCGACGAAGGCGAGATCAAATGTTTGGTTGAAAATCGAGCCGGCAAGATCGAGAAAACTGCTTACTTAAAA GTGATCATGAAGCCGGTGGTTGTGGAATACCTGAACGCATCGGGGATCATGGGCCGCGAAGTGAGCCTGACGTGCAAAGCTTCGGGCGATCCGTTGCCGGAGGTGACGTTCTTAAAGGAAGGAACGTTGATCCCGTACACGGTCGGCGTTCAAAATTCGGACGATCGCATCATCGTCGACACGAGCCGCGAGGGTGAATACGCTCAAGCCCGTCTCGTCATCCGAGACTTGATGCGCTCCGATGACGGCCTCTACGCTTGTATCGCCAAAAATAACG GTGGAAATTATACGAAAAATGGTCACATTACGGTCGAATTCCCGCCAACATTCACCGCGACGCCTATGCGTGAGGCCTGGTCCTGGGACAATCATTTGGTCAATTTGACGTGCCGCGCCGAATCGATCCCCAACGCCACCGTCAGCTGGTTCCTCAATGGCCGCAACCTCGAGAACGACTACAATATCCGCATGAACGCTTTCAACGGCGAGAGCACCATCACg GTGACGCCGATCGATCTCAGCTATTACGGAACCTACCGCTGCTTGGCCATGAACATTCACGGCAAGGACGAACACGCCATTGAATTGCGTGAGGCTCGCGCTCCCGGCCCTCTTCTCCAAACGAAATTCGAGACCATTACCG CGACGACCATCACGTTCAATTTTATCGGACCGGTGGATAACGGCGGACTACCCATTGAGGCGTTTGCCGTTCAATACAAATTAGCCGGACAAGTTTGGGATGAAAAGCCGTTGCAGCGCGTCTGGCCTGTCGGTGGGAACCAATACTACGATTTGCATGATTCGATTTCGCACGCCAGCAccg ATATCCCTTACATCTTGGAGAATTTGGAGCCGCAGACAATTTACTCGTTCCGGTTCGCGGCCAAAAACCAGGTGGGTTACGGCGAGTGGTCGCGCGAAGAGACGCACACGATGCCAAAACGAGCTGCGCCCGAAGAGCCCTACATCATCGCCAAAACGGAGAACAAGGTCGTCTCCACTCCTTATGCCGATCGTTACGAGCTGCTCTGGTCCGCGCCGCCAAACAATGGAGAACCCATTGATTATTTCGAAGTCGCTTATTACCCC gtgcGCAACACTTCGGCCGGATTGATCGAAGCTGGCCAATTGGTCCGCACTCAAGTACCTTACCCGGCCAACGTTCGTTTCGAAATGAAGAACCTCAAAGCGGACACGATTTACCGCATCGAGTTGAGGGCCCACAACGTCATCGGATTCAGCGCTCCCGCCGAGATCCTTCTGCGCACAGCCAAAG ACCCTGCCGCAGTTGAAGTAGAACCGTCCACCGCTTCGCCTCGAGATCCTGCCTCGTCGTCCCCGCCAGGAGTTAAGACCGGCACTTTCGTCATCATTGGAGTCATAGTGGTCGTCCTCATATTTATCGCCTTGATCATCGACGTCTCGTGCTACTTTGTCAACAAGAGAG GTTTGACGTACATGATTTGCAGTCGATCAGGTCGGAACAAGAGCAGCGGTCGGAACGGTAGCAACAAAAATGCAGCGCTCATGGAAGGTGGCAAAGAGGAACACAA TGACGACCAGAAGGAGTTGATCAAGGATGATGTGACAGACATCAACAACGGTCTCAAGAAGAGCGCGTCCAAGTCCAGTGTGGCCAAAGACTCTCCAGTTTAG
- the LOC124193529 gene encoding fasciclin-2-like isoform X4 — MGAEQKKFIAMRPVSSSSSVWLMAAFVCYLCSTAGAQDARLVILPDGGNLIRPVGANIVLTCKGEVPDPELISELRWLGPNGQELPNGDRISSEDLASDVGRILFIKGLQEADSGKYTCSAVYTSSQRLEAHVNLTTIVGITWEDAPTEQSAIFGQPYKVRCVVRANPPATIDWQRNGVGFTTNNQYVIENDGVLIREVSLEDDTYFTCRARVQTTGQLEDRRIRVEVFIPPEFIREPVNTSIVEGEGGFMECQASGKPDPVYTWLDRNNQNLNLNRERFIVDEQTGRLTINDAKRTDEGEIKCLVENRAGKIEKTAYLKVIMKPVVVEYLNASGIMGREVSLTCKASGDPLPEVTFLKEGTLIPYTVGVQNSDDRIIVDTSREGEYAQARLVIRDLMRSDDGLYACIAKNNGGNYTKNGHITVEFPPTFTATPMREAWSWDNHLVNLTCRAESIPNATVSWFLNGRNLENDYNIRMNAFNGESTITVTPIDLSYYGTYRCLAMNIHGKDEHAIELREARAPGPLLQTKFETITATTITFNFIGPVDNGGLPIEAFAVQYKLAGQVWDEKPLQRVWPVDIPYILENLEPQTIYSFRFAAKNQVGYGEWSREETHTMPKRAAPEEPYIIAKTENKVVSTPYADRYELLWSAPPNNGEPIDYFEVAYYPVRNTSAGLIEAGQLVRTQVPYPANVRFEMKNLKADTIYRIELRAHNVIGFSAPAEILLRTAKDPAAVEVEPSTASPRDPASSSPPGVKTGTFVIIGVIVVVLIFIALIIDVSCYFVNKRGLTYMICSRSGRNKSSGRNGSNKNAALMEGGKEEHNDEKTPLREVTVEFQDASRDTPRADQRQQQQQQTAQVDQPSPTLINDDQKELIKDDVTDINNGLKKSASKSSVAKDSPV; from the exons cGGCTGGAGCTCAAGACGCGCGTTTGGTGATTCTACCCGACGGGGGTAATCTGATCCGACCCGTTGGCGCCAATATCGTCCTCACCTGTAAAGGTGAAGTGCCCGATCCCGAACTGATTAGCGAGTTGCGCTGGCTTGGACCCAACGGCCAAGAACTACCCAACGGAGACAG GATCTCGTCCGAGGACTTGGCCAGCGATGTCGGACGCATCCTCTTCATCAAAGGACTTCAAGAGGCCGACAGCGGCAAGTATACCTGCTCGGCCGTCTACACCAGCAGCCAGCGGCTAGAGGCTCACGTCAATCTCACCACTATCG TCGGTATCACATGGGAGGATGCCCCGACGGAGCAGTCGGCCATCTTTGGCCAGCCGTACAAGGTGCGCTGCGTCGTCCGAGCCAACCCACCGGCAACGATCGACTGGCAGAGGAACGGCGTTGGATTTACCACTA acaacCAATACGTGATCGAGAACGACGGAGTGCTGATCCGTGAAGTCAGTCTGGAAGATGACACGTATTTCACGTGCCGCGCCCGGGTGCAGACGACCGGCCAGCTGGAAGACAGACGAATCCGAGTTGAAGTCTTTATCCCGCCCGAATTCATCCGCGAGCCGGTCAACACGTCGATCGTCGAGGGCGAAGGCGGATTCATGGAGTGTCAGGCGTCTGGCAAACCCGATCCGGTTTACACTTGGCTCGATCGCAACAATCAGAACCTCAATCTCAACCgtgaaag ATTCATCGTCGATGAACAAACGGGCCGGTTGACCATCAACGACGCCAAGAGGACCGACGAAGGCGAGATCAAATGTTTGGTTGAAAATCGAGCCGGCAAGATCGAGAAAACTGCTTACTTAAAA GTGATCATGAAGCCGGTGGTTGTGGAATACCTGAACGCATCGGGGATCATGGGCCGCGAAGTGAGCCTGACGTGCAAAGCTTCGGGCGATCCGTTGCCGGAGGTGACGTTCTTAAAGGAAGGAACGTTGATCCCGTACACGGTCGGCGTTCAAAATTCGGACGATCGCATCATCGTCGACACGAGCCGCGAGGGTGAATACGCTCAAGCCCGTCTCGTCATCCGAGACTTGATGCGCTCCGATGACGGCCTCTACGCTTGTATCGCCAAAAATAACG GTGGAAATTATACGAAAAATGGTCACATTACGGTCGAATTCCCGCCAACATTCACCGCGACGCCTATGCGTGAGGCCTGGTCCTGGGACAATCATTTGGTCAATTTGACGTGCCGCGCCGAATCGATCCCCAACGCCACCGTCAGCTGGTTCCTCAATGGCCGCAACCTCGAGAACGACTACAATATCCGCATGAACGCTTTCAACGGCGAGAGCACCATCACg GTGACGCCGATCGATCTCAGCTATTACGGAACCTACCGCTGCTTGGCCATGAACATTCACGGCAAGGACGAACACGCCATTGAATTGCGTGAGGCTCGCGCTCCCGGCCCTCTTCTCCAAACGAAATTCGAGACCATTACCG CGACGACCATCACGTTCAATTTTATCGGACCGGTGGATAACGGCGGACTACCCATTGAGGCGTTTGCCGTTCAATACAAATTAGCCGGACAAGTTTGGGATGAAAAGCCGTTGCAGCGCGTCTGGCCTGTCG ATATCCCTTACATCTTGGAGAATTTGGAGCCGCAGACAATTTACTCGTTCCGGTTCGCGGCCAAAAACCAGGTGGGTTACGGCGAGTGGTCGCGCGAAGAGACGCACACGATGCCAAAACGAGCTGCGCCCGAAGAGCCCTACATCATCGCCAAAACGGAGAACAAGGTCGTCTCCACTCCTTATGCCGATCGTTACGAGCTGCTCTGGTCCGCGCCGCCAAACAATGGAGAACCCATTGATTATTTCGAAGTCGCTTATTACCCC gtgcGCAACACTTCGGCCGGATTGATCGAAGCTGGCCAATTGGTCCGCACTCAAGTACCTTACCCGGCCAACGTTCGTTTCGAAATGAAGAACCTCAAAGCGGACACGATTTACCGCATCGAGTTGAGGGCCCACAACGTCATCGGATTCAGCGCTCCCGCCGAGATCCTTCTGCGCACAGCCAAAG ACCCTGCCGCAGTTGAAGTAGAACCGTCCACCGCTTCGCCTCGAGATCCTGCCTCGTCGTCCCCGCCAGGAGTTAAGACCGGCACTTTCGTCATCATTGGAGTCATAGTGGTCGTCCTCATATTTATCGCCTTGATCATCGACGTCTCGTGCTACTTTGTCAACAAGAGAG GTTTGACGTACATGATTTGCAGTCGATCAGGTCGGAACAAGAGCAGCGGTCGGAACGGTAGCAACAAAAATGCAGCGCTCATGGAAGGTGGCAAAGAGGAACACAA TGACGAGAAAACGCCGCTGAGAGAAGTGACGGTCGAGTTCCAGGATGCCTCCCGCGACACACCCCGTGCAGACcaacgacagcagcagcagcaacagacgGCCCAAGTCGATCAACCTAGTCCCACTTTGATCAA TGACGACCAGAAGGAGTTGATCAAGGATGATGTGACAGACATCAACAACGGTCTCAAGAAGAGCGCGTCCAAGTCCAGTGTGGCCAAAGACTCTCCAGTTTAG
- the LOC124193529 gene encoding fasciclin-2-like isoform X6 produces MGAEQKKFIAMRPVSSSSSVWLMAAFVCYLCSTAGAQDARLVILPDGGNLIRPVGANIVLTCKGEVPDPELISELRWLGPNGQELPNGDSGEADNSRISSEDLASDVGRILFIKGLQEADSGKYTCSAVYTSSQRLEAHVNLTTIVGITWEDAPTEQSAIFGQPYKVRCVVRANPPATIDWQRNGVGFTTNNQYVIENDGVLIREVSLEDDTYFTCRARVQTTGQLEDRRIRVEVFIPPEFIREPVNTSIVEGEGGFMECQASGKPDPVYTWLDRNNQNLNLNRERFIVDEQTGRLTINDAKRTDEGEIKCLVENRAGKIEKTAYLKVIMKPVVVEYLNASGIMGREVSLTCKASGDPLPEVTFLKEGTLIPYTVGVQNSDDRIIVDTSREGEYAQARLVIRDLMRSDDGLYACIAKNNGGNYTKNGHITVEFPPTFTATPMREAWSWDNHLVNLTCRAESIPNATVSWFLNGRNLENDYNIRMNAFNGESTITVTPIDLSYYGTYRCLAMNIHGKDEHAIELREARAPGPLLQTKFETITATTITFNFIGPVDNGGLPIEAFAVQYKLAGQVWDEKPLQRVWPVGGNQYYDLHDSISHASTDIPYILENLEPQTIYSFRFAAKNQVGYGEWSREETHTMPKRAAPEEPYIIAKTENKVVSTPYADRYELLWSAPPNNGEPIDYFEVAYYPVRNTSAGLIEAGQLVRTQVPYPANVRFEMKNLKADTIYRIELRAHNVIGFSAPAEILLRTAKDPAAVEVEPSTASPRDPASSSPPGVKTGTFVIIGVIVVVLIFIALIIDVSCYFVNKRGLTYMICSRSGRNKSSGRNGSNKNAALMEGGKEEHNDDQKELIKDDVTDINNGLKKSASKSSVAKDSPV; encoded by the exons cGGCTGGAGCTCAAGACGCGCGTTTGGTGATTCTACCCGACGGGGGTAATCTGATCCGACCCGTTGGCGCCAATATCGTCCTCACCTGTAAAGGTGAAGTGCCCGATCCCGAACTGATTAGCGAGTTGCGCTGGCTTGGACCCAACGGCCAAGAACTACCCAACGGAGACAG CGGTGAAGCTGATAATTCCAG GATCTCGTCCGAGGACTTGGCCAGCGATGTCGGACGCATCCTCTTCATCAAAGGACTTCAAGAGGCCGACAGCGGCAAGTATACCTGCTCGGCCGTCTACACCAGCAGCCAGCGGCTAGAGGCTCACGTCAATCTCACCACTATCG TCGGTATCACATGGGAGGATGCCCCGACGGAGCAGTCGGCCATCTTTGGCCAGCCGTACAAGGTGCGCTGCGTCGTCCGAGCCAACCCACCGGCAACGATCGACTGGCAGAGGAACGGCGTTGGATTTACCACTA acaacCAATACGTGATCGAGAACGACGGAGTGCTGATCCGTGAAGTCAGTCTGGAAGATGACACGTATTTCACGTGCCGCGCCCGGGTGCAGACGACCGGCCAGCTGGAAGACAGACGAATCCGAGTTGAAGTCTTTATCCCGCCCGAATTCATCCGCGAGCCGGTCAACACGTCGATCGTCGAGGGCGAAGGCGGATTCATGGAGTGTCAGGCGTCTGGCAAACCCGATCCGGTTTACACTTGGCTCGATCGCAACAATCAGAACCTCAATCTCAACCgtgaaag ATTCATCGTCGATGAACAAACGGGCCGGTTGACCATCAACGACGCCAAGAGGACCGACGAAGGCGAGATCAAATGTTTGGTTGAAAATCGAGCCGGCAAGATCGAGAAAACTGCTTACTTAAAA GTGATCATGAAGCCGGTGGTTGTGGAATACCTGAACGCATCGGGGATCATGGGCCGCGAAGTGAGCCTGACGTGCAAAGCTTCGGGCGATCCGTTGCCGGAGGTGACGTTCTTAAAGGAAGGAACGTTGATCCCGTACACGGTCGGCGTTCAAAATTCGGACGATCGCATCATCGTCGACACGAGCCGCGAGGGTGAATACGCTCAAGCCCGTCTCGTCATCCGAGACTTGATGCGCTCCGATGACGGCCTCTACGCTTGTATCGCCAAAAATAACG GTGGAAATTATACGAAAAATGGTCACATTACGGTCGAATTCCCGCCAACATTCACCGCGACGCCTATGCGTGAGGCCTGGTCCTGGGACAATCATTTGGTCAATTTGACGTGCCGCGCCGAATCGATCCCCAACGCCACCGTCAGCTGGTTCCTCAATGGCCGCAACCTCGAGAACGACTACAATATCCGCATGAACGCTTTCAACGGCGAGAGCACCATCACg GTGACGCCGATCGATCTCAGCTATTACGGAACCTACCGCTGCTTGGCCATGAACATTCACGGCAAGGACGAACACGCCATTGAATTGCGTGAGGCTCGCGCTCCCGGCCCTCTTCTCCAAACGAAATTCGAGACCATTACCG CGACGACCATCACGTTCAATTTTATCGGACCGGTGGATAACGGCGGACTACCCATTGAGGCGTTTGCCGTTCAATACAAATTAGCCGGACAAGTTTGGGATGAAAAGCCGTTGCAGCGCGTCTGGCCTGTCGGTGGGAACCAATACTACGATTTGCATGATTCGATTTCGCACGCCAGCAccg ATATCCCTTACATCTTGGAGAATTTGGAGCCGCAGACAATTTACTCGTTCCGGTTCGCGGCCAAAAACCAGGTGGGTTACGGCGAGTGGTCGCGCGAAGAGACGCACACGATGCCAAAACGAGCTGCGCCCGAAGAGCCCTACATCATCGCCAAAACGGAGAACAAGGTCGTCTCCACTCCTTATGCCGATCGTTACGAGCTGCTCTGGTCCGCGCCGCCAAACAATGGAGAACCCATTGATTATTTCGAAGTCGCTTATTACCCC gtgcGCAACACTTCGGCCGGATTGATCGAAGCTGGCCAATTGGTCCGCACTCAAGTACCTTACCCGGCCAACGTTCGTTTCGAAATGAAGAACCTCAAAGCGGACACGATTTACCGCATCGAGTTGAGGGCCCACAACGTCATCGGATTCAGCGCTCCCGCCGAGATCCTTCTGCGCACAGCCAAAG ACCCTGCCGCAGTTGAAGTAGAACCGTCCACCGCTTCGCCTCGAGATCCTGCCTCGTCGTCCCCGCCAGGAGTTAAGACCGGCACTTTCGTCATCATTGGAGTCATAGTGGTCGTCCTCATATTTATCGCCTTGATCATCGACGTCTCGTGCTACTTTGTCAACAAGAGAG GTTTGACGTACATGATTTGCAGTCGATCAGGTCGGAACAAGAGCAGCGGTCGGAACGGTAGCAACAAAAATGCAGCGCTCATGGAAGGTGGCAAAGAGGAACACAA TGACGACCAGAAGGAGTTGATCAAGGATGATGTGACAGACATCAACAACGGTCTCAAGAAGAGCGCGTCCAAGTCCAGTGTGGCCAAAGACTCTCCAGTTTAG
- the LOC124193529 gene encoding fasciclin-2-like isoform X3 has protein sequence MGAEQKKFIAMRPVSSSSSVWLMAAFVCYLCSTAGAQDARLVILPDGGNLIRPVGANIVLTCKGEVPDPELISELRWLGPNGQELPNGDSGEADNSRISSEDLASDVGRILFIKGLQEADSGKYTCSAVYTSSQRLEAHVNLTTIVGITWEDAPTEQSAIFGQPYKVRCVVRANPPATIDWQRNGVGFTTNNQYVIENDGVLIREVSLEDDTYFTCRARVQTTGQLEDRRIRVEVFIPPEFIREPVNTSIVEGEGGFMECQASGKPDPVYTWLDRNNQNLNLNRERFIVDEQTGRLTINDAKRTDEGEIKCLVENRAGKIEKTAYLKVIMKPVVVEYLNASGIMGREVSLTCKASGDPLPEVTFLKEGTLIPYTVGVQNSDDRIIVDTSREGEYAQARLVIRDLMRSDDGLYACIAKNNGGNYTKNGHITVEFPPTFTATPMREAWSWDNHLVNLTCRAESIPNATVSWFLNGRNLENDYNIRMNAFNGESTITVTPIDLSYYGTYRCLAMNIHGKDEHAIELREARAPGPLLQTKFETITATTITFNFIGPVDNGGLPIEAFAVQYKLAGQVWDEKPLQRVWPVDIPYILENLEPQTIYSFRFAAKNQVGYGEWSREETHTMPKRAAPEEPYIIAKTENKVVSTPYADRYELLWSAPPNNGEPIDYFEVAYYPVRNTSAGLIEAGQLVRTQVPYPANVRFEMKNLKADTIYRIELRAHNVIGFSAPAEILLRTAKDPAAVEVEPSTASPRDPASSSPPGVKTGTFVIIGVIVVVLIFIALIIDVSCYFVNKRGLTYMICSRSGRNKSSGRNGSNKNAALMEGGKEEHNDEKTPLREVTVEFQDASRDTPRADQRQQQQQQTAQVDQPSPTLINDDQKELIKDDVTDINNGLKKSASKSSVAKDSPV, from the exons cGGCTGGAGCTCAAGACGCGCGTTTGGTGATTCTACCCGACGGGGGTAATCTGATCCGACCCGTTGGCGCCAATATCGTCCTCACCTGTAAAGGTGAAGTGCCCGATCCCGAACTGATTAGCGAGTTGCGCTGGCTTGGACCCAACGGCCAAGAACTACCCAACGGAGACAG CGGTGAAGCTGATAATTCCAG GATCTCGTCCGAGGACTTGGCCAGCGATGTCGGACGCATCCTCTTCATCAAAGGACTTCAAGAGGCCGACAGCGGCAAGTATACCTGCTCGGCCGTCTACACCAGCAGCCAGCGGCTAGAGGCTCACGTCAATCTCACCACTATCG TCGGTATCACATGGGAGGATGCCCCGACGGAGCAGTCGGCCATCTTTGGCCAGCCGTACAAGGTGCGCTGCGTCGTCCGAGCCAACCCACCGGCAACGATCGACTGGCAGAGGAACGGCGTTGGATTTACCACTA acaacCAATACGTGATCGAGAACGACGGAGTGCTGATCCGTGAAGTCAGTCTGGAAGATGACACGTATTTCACGTGCCGCGCCCGGGTGCAGACGACCGGCCAGCTGGAAGACAGACGAATCCGAGTTGAAGTCTTTATCCCGCCCGAATTCATCCGCGAGCCGGTCAACACGTCGATCGTCGAGGGCGAAGGCGGATTCATGGAGTGTCAGGCGTCTGGCAAACCCGATCCGGTTTACACTTGGCTCGATCGCAACAATCAGAACCTCAATCTCAACCgtgaaag ATTCATCGTCGATGAACAAACGGGCCGGTTGACCATCAACGACGCCAAGAGGACCGACGAAGGCGAGATCAAATGTTTGGTTGAAAATCGAGCCGGCAAGATCGAGAAAACTGCTTACTTAAAA GTGATCATGAAGCCGGTGGTTGTGGAATACCTGAACGCATCGGGGATCATGGGCCGCGAAGTGAGCCTGACGTGCAAAGCTTCGGGCGATCCGTTGCCGGAGGTGACGTTCTTAAAGGAAGGAACGTTGATCCCGTACACGGTCGGCGTTCAAAATTCGGACGATCGCATCATCGTCGACACGAGCCGCGAGGGTGAATACGCTCAAGCCCGTCTCGTCATCCGAGACTTGATGCGCTCCGATGACGGCCTCTACGCTTGTATCGCCAAAAATAACG GTGGAAATTATACGAAAAATGGTCACATTACGGTCGAATTCCCGCCAACATTCACCGCGACGCCTATGCGTGAGGCCTGGTCCTGGGACAATCATTTGGTCAATTTGACGTGCCGCGCCGAATCGATCCCCAACGCCACCGTCAGCTGGTTCCTCAATGGCCGCAACCTCGAGAACGACTACAATATCCGCATGAACGCTTTCAACGGCGAGAGCACCATCACg GTGACGCCGATCGATCTCAGCTATTACGGAACCTACCGCTGCTTGGCCATGAACATTCACGGCAAGGACGAACACGCCATTGAATTGCGTGAGGCTCGCGCTCCCGGCCCTCTTCTCCAAACGAAATTCGAGACCATTACCG CGACGACCATCACGTTCAATTTTATCGGACCGGTGGATAACGGCGGACTACCCATTGAGGCGTTTGCCGTTCAATACAAATTAGCCGGACAAGTTTGGGATGAAAAGCCGTTGCAGCGCGTCTGGCCTGTCG ATATCCCTTACATCTTGGAGAATTTGGAGCCGCAGACAATTTACTCGTTCCGGTTCGCGGCCAAAAACCAGGTGGGTTACGGCGAGTGGTCGCGCGAAGAGACGCACACGATGCCAAAACGAGCTGCGCCCGAAGAGCCCTACATCATCGCCAAAACGGAGAACAAGGTCGTCTCCACTCCTTATGCCGATCGTTACGAGCTGCTCTGGTCCGCGCCGCCAAACAATGGAGAACCCATTGATTATTTCGAAGTCGCTTATTACCCC gtgcGCAACACTTCGGCCGGATTGATCGAAGCTGGCCAATTGGTCCGCACTCAAGTACCTTACCCGGCCAACGTTCGTTTCGAAATGAAGAACCTCAAAGCGGACACGATTTACCGCATCGAGTTGAGGGCCCACAACGTCATCGGATTCAGCGCTCCCGCCGAGATCCTTCTGCGCACAGCCAAAG ACCCTGCCGCAGTTGAAGTAGAACCGTCCACCGCTTCGCCTCGAGATCCTGCCTCGTCGTCCCCGCCAGGAGTTAAGACCGGCACTTTCGTCATCATTGGAGTCATAGTGGTCGTCCTCATATTTATCGCCTTGATCATCGACGTCTCGTGCTACTTTGTCAACAAGAGAG GTTTGACGTACATGATTTGCAGTCGATCAGGTCGGAACAAGAGCAGCGGTCGGAACGGTAGCAACAAAAATGCAGCGCTCATGGAAGGTGGCAAAGAGGAACACAA TGACGAGAAAACGCCGCTGAGAGAAGTGACGGTCGAGTTCCAGGATGCCTCCCGCGACACACCCCGTGCAGACcaacgacagcagcagcagcaacagacgGCCCAAGTCGATCAACCTAGTCCCACTTTGATCAA TGACGACCAGAAGGAGTTGATCAAGGATGATGTGACAGACATCAACAACGGTCTCAAGAAGAGCGCGTCCAAGTCCAGTGTGGCCAAAGACTCTCCAGTTTAG